One genomic segment of Anaerolineae bacterium includes these proteins:
- a CDS encoding GNAT family N-acetyltransferase: MYELEIQVRPAAARDMERVLALLDQTRRRYIGFGREDLPGLLTHPTHAFVIAEAGVSLWGIACATVRARPAASGEPREVVWGYLRGLALTDGWRAEVGVWTLMEGLRVVLHDRQVEYLASYTTQPWLEAPLTKAGMHLVDHIVIYERMYATVPASSPPVNVHLRPAQPSDVELLVALDTAAFPSLWRQATSELIELLVTSGRFTVAEQGKALVGYACSDVRRGLGQVYRLAVNPTSRGQGIGSALLADALAYCQATGAGVVTVSTQQSNHASDRLYRRFGFRRMFQRVPVMVGKVTADHWLPPDPSLIYP, translated from the coding sequence GTGTACGAGCTCGAGATCCAGGTTCGCCCGGCTGCCGCGCGCGATATGGAACGGGTCTTGGCGTTACTCGATCAGACCCGTCGCCGCTACATCGGATTTGGCCGGGAGGACCTGCCGGGTCTGTTGACGCATCCAACCCACGCGTTCGTCATCGCTGAGGCAGGCGTGAGCCTATGGGGAATCGCCTGCGCCACCGTGCGAGCGCGGCCGGCCGCCTCCGGAGAGCCGCGCGAGGTCGTATGGGGTTATTTGCGAGGATTGGCGCTTACCGATGGCTGGCGCGCAGAGGTGGGCGTGTGGACGCTGATGGAAGGGCTGCGCGTCGTTTTACATGATCGCCAGGTAGAATACCTAGCCTCCTACACCACACAGCCATGGCTAGAAGCGCCATTGACTAAGGCCGGGATGCACCTCGTTGACCACATCGTGATATACGAACGGATGTACGCCACAGTACCGGCTTCCTCGCCTCCAGTCAACGTCCACCTGCGTCCGGCTCAACCGAGCGATGTGGAGCTGTTGGTGGCTCTGGACACGGCCGCGTTTCCATCCCTCTGGCGTCAGGCAACCAGCGAGCTGATCGAGTTGTTGGTGACGAGTGGCCGTTTCACTGTAGCCGAACAGGGGAAAGCCCTAGTGGGATACGCCTGCAGCGATGTGCGACGCGGGCTGGGCCAGGTCTACCGCCTGGCTGTGAATCCTACCTCTCGGGGACAGGGGATCGGCAGCGCGCTTCTAGCCGACGCGCTGGCCTACTGCCAGGCGACTGGAGCCGGCGTGGTCACAGTAAGCACCCAGCAAAGCAACCACGCGTCGGATCGGCTCTATCGTCGGTTCGGCTTTCGGCGGATGTTTCAGCGTGTCCCAGTGATGGTAGGCAAAGTTACAGCCGATCATTGGTTGCCCCCCGATCCCTCTCTGATCTATCCTTGA
- a CDS encoding Gfo/Idh/MocA family oxidoreductase — translation MQVSVVPTQLDYKPRLPVGYRPGIGIIGCGNIVKSAHLKAYKQYGLNVVGVYDIVPEATRGVQEEFGVQHVFRSLEELLSHPDIEVVDIATHPDQRVPLMHQAIEAGKHILAQKPLALTVREAREVVEKAERRGLKIAVNQNGRWAPPWRIATLLIQQGIIGDVLAVTHLYDMKFNWIPGTHFDELRHFAIYDYSIHWIDITRCWTEGKVVATVRARDYRTPNQPATGKTPWGMWVEIAYADGTSAMIRGIGCSETYRRGHPFWIHGAEGTIRGSVLGEEFVELETKGVTCRYQLEGQWFPDGFAGTMGELLCAIAEGREPYNSAYHNLLSLQITLAACLSADRDGAPVALEEVQ, via the coding sequence ATGCAAGTATCTGTTGTACCTACCCAGCTCGATTACAAGCCACGTTTACCTGTCGGTTACCGTCCGGGCATCGGGATCATCGGCTGCGGCAATATCGTCAAAAGCGCTCATCTCAAGGCGTACAAGCAGTACGGCCTAAATGTCGTCGGCGTCTACGACATCGTGCCTGAGGCCACGCGCGGCGTTCAGGAGGAATTCGGCGTCCAGCACGTCTTTCGCAGCCTAGAGGAGCTGTTGTCCCATCCCGACATCGAGGTGGTAGACATCGCCACTCATCCGGATCAGCGCGTGCCACTCATGCACCAGGCTATCGAGGCAGGCAAACACATCCTGGCTCAGAAGCCCCTAGCACTCACCGTCCGCGAGGCCAGAGAGGTCGTGGAGAAGGCAGAGCGGCGAGGGCTAAAGATCGCAGTCAACCAGAATGGGCGCTGGGCTCCGCCCTGGCGCATTGCCACCCTCCTGATTCAACAGGGCATCATAGGCGACGTGCTGGCGGTCACCCATCTATATGACATGAAGTTTAACTGGATTCCAGGCACTCACTTCGATGAACTGCGGCACTTTGCCATCTACGACTATTCGATACATTGGATAGACATCACGCGTTGTTGGACAGAGGGTAAGGTGGTCGCCACTGTGCGGGCGCGCGATTACCGGACGCCTAACCAGCCGGCCACAGGGAAAACCCCGTGGGGCATGTGGGTAGAGATCGCCTATGCCGATGGAACCAGCGCCATGATTCGCGGCATAGGGTGTTCAGAAACCTACCGGCGTGGTCATCCTTTCTGGATCCACGGCGCCGAGGGAACCATCCGTGGCAGCGTCTTAGGCGAGGAGTTTGTGGAACTGGAGACGAAAGGCGTGACCTGTCGCTATCAGCTAGAGGGGCAATGGTTCCCCGACGGCTTCGCTGGCACTATGGGCGAGCTACTCTGTGCCATCGCCGAGGGACGAGAGCCATACAACTCAGCTTACCACAATCTCCTTTCTTTGCAGATCACACTGGCTGCCTGTCTTTCCGCCGATCGGGATGGGGCACCAGTGGCCCTGGAGGAGGTGCAGTGA